From the Mycoplasma putrefaciens KS1 genome, the window TTTCCAATTAAAATGGTTAAAGAAATTTCAAAAATTCGTTGATCTGGATCAGAAACTTTAGCTAAAAAATTTATAACTGTTATCTTATTTATGTTGGTCTTTGCAGTTATTTTTTATAGTGTTGATTTACTAATACAACTAATATTTCAATGGATTAAAGTATTTTAAAACTAAAAAAGGAAGCATAACGTTATGACAAATGATGAAATTAAGAAATTAGAAGACGAGATTCTAACTGCTAAAGGACAGTGATTTGTAATTAGTTGTCAAACAGGTCATGAAGATAAAGTTTCAGCAGATTTACAGCAAAAAATTAAATCAGCAAGCATCGAAGATGAAATCTTTCATATTAAAATTTCAAAAGGTTTGGTTAAATCTAAATCTGGTAAAGAAAGCGAAAAAAATAAGTTTCCTGGTTATATTTTTATTAATATGATCATGAGTGAAAGAGCTTGGTTTTTAATTAGAAATACTCCAGGAGTAACTGGATTTATTGGCTCAAGTGGGCGCGGAGCCAAACCTTCACCATTAACAACTGAAGAAACTTTAAAAATGTTAGTACCTGATCAAGAAGTTGAAGTTCAAGAAGAAAAACAAACCGCACCTAAAAATCAAGCTGTTGCTAAGAAACCTTTATTTACTGCTGATTTTAAAATTGGAGATCTTGTTAAAATTAAAGCTGGACTTCATGAAGGTGAAGAAGGGATAGTTAAAGATATGGACTATTCAAAAGGTGTTGCTTTTGTTACTATTGAAATGTTTGGAAGATGAACAGTTTTAGAAATTTCATTTAAAAATGTCGAACCAATCAAAGAATACTAATAATAAAGTAAGGGCATTTGTAAGAATGCTTTTTGTTTATTTTGATTAGAATCAAACTATTTTTTAGAGTTAATTAAAATCTTTTTAAAATAATCCTAATTGTTGTATAATATTGTGTAGGCGATTTTTATTGTGGGAGAGTTTTTTTGACTCATATGGACCACAGCGAGTAAAAACGACCTTATATTATAAGGAGGAAAACCCGTGGCTAAAAAAATCACGCGTATAGCTAAATTAGAATTTATGGCTATGCAAGCAAAACCAGGAGCAGAACTAGCTTCATTAGGTATTAACATGCCTGAATTTACAAGACAATTCAATGATGCAACTAAAGATAGAGCAGGAGACATCGTTCCAGTTGTTATTACTGCTTATGATGACAAATCATTTGACTTTGTGTTAAAAACAACCCCAGCGGCAGCTATGTTAAAAAAAGTGGCTAAAATTCAAAAAGGTGCAAGTAATTCTAGAACTCAAACAGTGGCAACTCTTACAGCTGAAGATATTAAACAAATTGCTGAGTACAAACTACCAGATCTAAATGCTAATACTGTGCAAGCAGCTATGAAACAAATTGCAGGAACAGCTAAAAACATGGGAATCAAAGTTACAGGTATGGAGGAAGTTGAATAATGGCTAAAATTAGTAAAAGATTCAAAGAAGCTTTAGCCAAAGTTGAAAAACACAAATTGTACTCTGTACAAGATGCTTTGCAACTAGCTAAAGATACTTCAACAACTAAATTTGATTCAACTGTTGAAATCTCATTTAACTTAAACATCGATCCAAGAAAAGCTGATCAACAGATTCGTGGAGCTGTAGTTTTACCTGCTGGAACAGGAAAAAGTCAAAGAATTTTAGTGTTAACAAACACAAAAGCTAAAGAAGCTGAACAAGCAGGTGCTGATATTGTTGGTGGAGAAGAATTAATCAACAAAATTAAAAATGAAAATTGATTTGGTTTTGATGTTATTGTTGCAACTCCAGAAATGATGGCAAAATTAGGAGCAATTGGTAAAGTTTTAGGACCAAAAGGTTTAATGCCAAATCCAAAAACCGGAACAGTTACTTTAGATGTTGCTAAGGCAATTGATGAAATTAAAAAAGGTAAAGTTGAATACCGTGCTGACAAAGAAGGAAATGTTCATTTAATTATTGGAAAATCATCATTTGATGTTCAAAAATTAGAACAAAACTTCAAAACTGTTGTTGATGAAATCAGAAGAGTTAAACCTCAAACTGTTAAAGGTGATTACATTATTAATGTTAGTGTTTCAACAACAATGGGGCCAGGAATTAAAGTGCAATTATAATAAAATTTATTAATATGATCTCTTTATTTAAAGAGATCTTTTTTCAAATTGATAACAATAGTTAATATAATTATTTTGAGTCACTTTAACTCAATTTTTATAAATATTATTATCAAGAAAGGCAGCTGAAAAACATTCATTTCATTATCAATATTTGCAGATAAAGGGCCGCAAATAGCAGACAAATTAACATTTTTCTCTGCAAATGCAGTTGCTGGTGCAATTATTCTTTTCTTATTTTTTGTTGGTTGATTTTTAGACCGTTACTTTTGACGTAAAATTACTATTCAAGTAATGGCTTTATTAGGAATTTTAATTGCACTTTGTGTAATAGCAACTAATGTAATTGGATATTCAAGAATCTTTGGCTTTCAAATCCAATTGGGTAATTTTTTAATTTTTTTTTCAGGAATGATTTTAGGACCATTAGCAGGAGCACTGGTTGGGTTATTAAGCGATTTAACAGGATTAATCATTTCTGGGGGAGTTCCTCATTTTGGATTTACTTTAGTCAAAGTTATGTATGGTTTTTTAGGAGCGATGGTATTTTTAACAAAGCATAATAAAAAAATGTACTTTATTATTAGTATTTTTTGATTCATGCTTGTTTCAGTTATTCTTCATTTACTTGTCTTTACACCATTATCATTTGCTTCATATGGAGGAAACATCGCAACAAAACAAGGTTTAGTTTTAGCTTCAATGTTAAGAAGACTTATTCTTGTGCCAGTTGAATGAGTATTATATTCACTTTTAGTAATCGCATGCTTTGAAGTAACTTGAATTGTTTTAAAAGATAATGCTAAACTAAGTCATCAACTATGATGTTCTCGACATGGAACACCAAAATTCTTATTCGAAAGACGACAAATTTCTAAAGTTGAAAAAGTTGAAATTGCAACCAAAAAATTAGATAAAAAAGAAAAAGTAAACAACAAATAATGTTAACAATTTTTTTAAAAGTTAATCTATTTTAATACTCTTTGTAGTGGTATTAAAATAGATTTTTATATTGTAAAGTTATTAGATTATGTTATTATTATTAATGCTATTAATACCAAAGACAGTAACGGAGTTTGATCTCTTAATCATGTTACCGAGGAAATCTTTTTAAAAAACATTTTTGTTTTACTTCTCGGTTTAGTTAATGTTACTAACCGAGGTTTTTTATTAAGTGTTAATTACAAACAAAGGAGGAATATAGATGTCAAATACAAGACCTGCTCATGCTAAAAAAGCTGAAATAGTTTCTGAGATTGTTTCAAAAATTAAAAATGCACAAGGTGTTGCAATTGCTGAATATAAACATTTATCAGTTGCTGATATGACTGAGCTAAGAATTGAAGCTTTAAAACAAAACATCGAAGTTAAAGTTTTTAAAGATTCTCTTGTTAGAAGAGCTGCTCAAGAATTAGAACTATCTGAATTAGAACCTTTCTTAACCCAACAAAATGTCTTTATTTTTTCAAATGATGATGCTATTTCTGCAGCTAAATTAGTTGCAAAATTCGCTAAAAGAAATGAAAAACTTAAATTAAAAGCTGGTATTTACGAAGGAAAAGTTCTTGACACAGCTAAAATCGGTGAAGTTGCTTCTTTACCTTCAAAAGAAGAACTATACTCAATGTTTGCTTCAAGTTTACTTTACCCATTACGAAAAGTTATGGCAGCAATCAACGCAGTTGCTGAAACTAAAAGCAATTAATATATAAAAAATTATTTTTGTATTAGTAGCAACAATAATAAAGTTTTAAAGGAGAATAAAATCATGGCTATTACTAAAGAAGATATTATTAAAGCATTAGAAGAAATGAAACTAAACGAATTAAACGATTTAGTTAAATCAATTGAAGATCACTTTGGTGTTGTTGCTTCAGTTGGTGTAGCTGCAGCTGCAGCTCCTGAAGCAGGAAACGCAGCTCCAAGTGAAGTATCAGTTGTTTTAACAGCTGTTGGTGCTCAAAAAGTTGCAGTTATTAAAGTTGTTAAAGAATTAACTGGTGCGGGACTAATGGATGCTAAAAAAATGGTTGATGGAACAATGCCAGTTGTAATTAAAGAAAACATTAAACCAGAAGAAGCTGAAGAAATGAAAGCTAAATTAGTTGAAGCTGGAGCTTCAGTAGACATTAAATAATTTCTATTTGTAATAATTAACAATCAAAAAAGATCTGAAAAAGATCTTTTTTTGTTTTATAAAATTTATCATTCAAATTCTTAATTTAGATATAACAAATCTACTAAAGCACTTGACTATATATCATTATCTTTAAAAGATAAATTGATGATTTATGAAAATGAAGGATTGTGGTACTAACTCAAAACTAACAGTTGAGAAAAATACTCTTCTTATAGTATGAGCATTATATGATGATGCTGAGAGTAGCTATCAAAAGACAATTAAAAAACATTTTGACAAAAAAATTATTGTTTGTTCAATTAGAATAAATGATCCTAAAATATTAAGTTTAGCGATTCAAAATATTCTAGTTTTAATTAAATAATGTCTTTAAAATTACAAGTGCTGAATTTAACCTTTAAACATATAATAATTGAAAGTTTATTAAATTAAAGATTTTTTTAATCATATTTTAATCATAGAATTAATAGAAAAACCTACTTTAGAAATAAAATTAAATCTTAATAAGTTTTAAAACAATCACTACGTTTTAAAGTGCTTATTTTGTATTCGAGTTACCAGCTTTAGTGAAATACATAAAAATTCTTTATAGAAGATTAATATGAAATTAGATTTTTATCTTTTTAGCTGTAATTTACTTTTTTAAAGAACTGCTTGAACAAAAAGTCAATTATATTTGCTGGTGTGTTTGAGTTGAAGATAGTTATCTATGAAGTTGGTGACAAGCTAACTAATAAACTCAAACACTTAATTATTATCATCACGATAAAATAAAAGAATTAGAATACTCAGAGTATGATATCGATCAGTTAATAAATAAAAAAAAGACAAATATTAGAGAAACTATCAAGAAATTAAATAACTAATTAACAAACTAAATTTAACAAGATAATTACAATTAACCATAAAAAGATCTTTATAATTAGTTCAAATTAAATGAGATTGAGAGTAACTAGATATATCATAAAATTCTCTTGACTTTTTGTTAAAAAGTTTTAGAATTAAATGATCGGGTATAGTTTAGTCGTTAAGAGCTTCTGCTATTCTCTATCTTATTATTTTGGCGATAAATAAGAGGAAGTTATAATGCGTTTTGATTATTTTTTAGAAACAAAATCATTAGGCAATATTACAAAAAGATTGAAAAATGGTGTGTTTAAAACCCCAATACCCATATCAACTAAAGAGAAAATAGAATTTGATCTAGTCAATCAATTAGGGCGAGATCGTTTTTTGTTTGATTACACAAAAGCTTATTTTGATAATTTTGTTGAAGATGTCGTTGCAGAAAAATTACGTATTTTTGAATTTTGTCTACTTTTATTTTTAGAAAAAAAGCAAAACCACAGTTTTAGTGAAATTTTTACAATATTTAAAGAAATTAAAAAAGGTAAAAGACCTTTAAATAATCTTGAAAACCGAATCTTTAATATTATTTATACTTATGAATTTATTAGAAAACCAAAAATAATTTTAGATGAAAATAATTTTGAAATGTTTATTCATGTATTATTACAAAATTTGGAATTTGATTTAGATATTAAATCAAATTATTATCGCTTAGAAAATGATAAGACAATTTTACAAAACTTATTACTAGCAAATCAAATTGATAATGAATTTAACGCATTATTTGAATATATAAAAGATGTAGAAAATAAACAATTATCAGGATATACCAAAGCTTATATTTTGTTTATTGTGTTGATGTTGATATCTGCTTTTAAAAATTATAATTTAACTTTTTCAACCTTATTAACTCAATGATTTTCATTTCAAAAAAATGATTCTAAAAAGTTAGTTATACCTTTATATCAAATCGCTAAAAATTGAAATAATTTCTTAATTAATTTAAATAGTTTAATTCCAGAAAAGTTAGTTATTGATACAACTTTAAGTACAATTAAGCATTATTATATCCAAAATATAAACATGTATTATCATGCATCTCATATCTATAAATGGATAAAAAAAGATGCAAAAAATAGAATGTGACTGTTTGAAGATGATCTAGCATTTTTGTTGGTTGTGTTAATGTTTCAACAAATTGGTAATCTGTCTTTAAATAATATTAAAAGTCTAATAACAATTAACAAAATAAAAATATTAACTGATATAGAACTAGAAAAAACATTAGATAAATTGATTACTAGAAATATTATTAGCAAAACAAGTGGTCAAACAGTCAAATATAGTTTAGTAGATAAAAATTTAGCAAAAGCTAAATACTTAGTGAAATAGTAGAAACGAAAGGGTTAGACAATGACTTATAAAATTAAAAAAATCAATCGAAGAGTTGAAAGACGTGACTATGCTAAAATTTCTGGAAACTTATCTTTACCAAACTTAATCGAAGTACAAACTGAAACATTTAATTGGTTCAAAGAAAAAGGGATCCAAGAAGTTTTAGACGAATTTTTCCCTATTCTTTCAATGGATGGAACAAGTGTTTTAACTTTAGAAAATTGAGGATTTAGAGAACCTAGATTTAGTATAAGAAAAGCTAAAGAAGAATCAAAAATTTATGATGCACCAATTTATGCAAATCTAAAATTGTCTGTTAATAGAACTGAAGAAATCTTAAAAGATTTTGAAGGTTATGATCAAAAAGACATGAAAAGATCTCTAACACAATGGTTAAAAAATAGAACAGACAGTAACCAAGTAGTTTTCAAACAAAATTCTGGAGATTCATATTTTTTTGAAGTAACAGTTAAAAAAGCCGAAAGACCAGATTTAATTCAAATTGATATTGTTGAAGATAGACCAACTGCAATTATTGCAAATGTTGCTATTTACAAGTCAGGTGAAGTATTTTTAGGTGATTTTCCTTTAATGACTGAAGCTGGAACATTTATTATTAATGGATCTCAAAAAGTTATTGTTTCTCAACTAGTTAGATCACCAGGAGCTTACTTTAACCGAGAATTAAACCGCAAAACTGGAGAAATGATCTATTCAGGAGATATTATTCCAAGCCGTGGTACTTGATTAGAATTTGAAACTGATTCTAAAAAGACTGGAATTAATGCAATTAATCCGTTATATGTAAAAATTGATAAATCAAGAAAAACAACTGCAACATCATTACTAACTGCTTTAGGAATTAGCGCAGATCAAATTTTAGAAATCTTTGATAATGATCCTGTGATCAAAGAAACTTTACAACAAGATATTACTTTTGGTGATCATCACGCAGATTGAGCTCATCAAGTTCAAGAAATCTATAAAAAAATTAGACAAGGTGAAACTGCAACTAGTGAGGGTGCTTCAAAATTTATTAATGGAATTTTATTTGATAAACGTAAATATGATTTAACTAAAGCAGGAAGATTTAAATTACAACAAAAACTTTCAATTAAAAATAGAATTTTTGGACACACTTTAGCTGAAGATATTGTTGATGATAATAATAATGTTTTAATCGCTAAAGATACTGAAATTAACAAGTCAAATATTAACCAAATTTCAGCTATTTTAGATACTGATGTGATGACTTCAACTATTGATTATTTAGATGAAATTCAAGGAAGTAGAAAAATTCAAAAACTTAAAGTTTATAAAGATGATGATTTAAAAGCTGAAACAACTACTTTAGTAGGAATTACAAGTCAAACTAATCAAGAGTTTGTGACAGTTGCAGATATTATTTCAACAATTTCATACTTATTAAACTTAAAATACAATATCGGTGAAATTGATGATATTGATAATCTAGGAAATAGACGTGTTCGAACAGTTGGTGAATTATTACAAAACCAATTTAGAATGGGACTAAACCGTATTGATAAAAACGTTAAAGAAAAATTAGCAACAAGTGATTTATATAGAGTAAAAACTTCAACAGTTATTAATGCTAAACCATTAACTGCAATTATTGGAGAATTCTTTAACTTATCACAGCTATCACAATTTATGGATCAAATTAACCCATTATCAGAACTAACAAATAAACGTAGATTAACTGCTTTAGGTCCAGGAGGATTATCAAGAGATCGTGCTGGATTAGAAGTTCGTGACGTGCACCCTTCTCATTATGGAAGAATTTGTCCGATTGAAACACCAGAAGGACCAAATATTGGATTAATTAACAACCTTTCAACTTATGCAAGAGTTGATGAATATGGATTTATAACTACTCCATACCGTAGAGTTATCAATGGAGTTATTCAAAATGAACAAATTGAATATCTAACAGCTGATAAAGAAAGAAAATTTGTTATTGCACAATCAAATGTTAAACAAGATGAAAATGGAAAAATTCTAGATGAAATTGTAGTTTCACGTTTTAATGGTGATGATTACATGGCTAGATTTGATGAAATTGAATATATTGATGTTTCACCAAAACAAATTGTTTCAGTTGCTACTTCAGCAATTCCGTTCTTAGAAAATGATGATGCCAATCGTGCTTTAATGGGTGCTAACATGCAACGTCAAGCAGTTCCATTAATCAGACCTGAATCTCCAATTGTAGGAACAGGTATTGAATTTGAAGCAGCACGTGACTCAGGAGAAGCAATCGTTGCTAAAGAAGATGGTATTGTTAAATATGTAGATTCTAAGATGATTTCAGTTCAAGGTGAATCCGGAATTAAAACTTATACACTATCAGATTTTGAAAGATCAAACAACGGTACTTCACTAACACAATCTCCAATCGTAAGAAAAGGTGATGTTGTTAAAAAAGGTGAAATTATTGCTGATGGTCCGTCAATGGATCAAGGTGAACTAGCTATTGGTCAAAACGTTGTAGTGGCGTTTTCAACTTATAATGGTTATAACTTTGAAGATGCAATTGTTATGAGTGAAAGAGTTGTAATCGATGATAGATTTACTTCAATTCATATTGACGAATACACTCTTGAAGTAAGAAATACAAAACAAGGACTAGAAGAAGTTACTAGAGAAGTTCCTAACGTTAGTGAGCAAGCCAGAAAACATCTTGATTTAGAAGGGATTGTCGCTATTGGTACTGAAGTTAAAGTAGGAGATATTTTAGTAGGTAAAGTTACTCCAAAAGGACAAGTTCAATTATCTCCTGAAGACAAACTGCTACACGCAATTTTTGGTGAAAAATCAAGAAATGTTAAAGATAACTCATTAAGAGTTCCAAATGGTGGAGAAGGTATTGTTCAATCAATTAAACGTTTTAAAGCAAAATCTTCATTAAATCCAGATGGAATTGATTTACCAGCTGATATTGTAGAAGTAATTAAAGTTTATGTTGTTCAAAAACGTAAAATTCAAGAAGGTGACAAAATGTCAGGACGTCACGGAAATAAAGGGATTATTTCAAGAATTTTACCAATTGAAGATATGCCACACTTAGAAGATGGAACACCAGTTGATATTATGTTAAACCCTCAAGGAGTACCATCACGTATGAACATTGGTCAAATCCTAGAAATTCATTTAGGTATGGCTGCTAAAAAAATTAATCAAAAAGTTATTACTCCAGTGTTTGAAGGTTTAAACGAAAAAGAGCTAGATGAAATTATGGCCGAAGCTGGTATGACTAATTATGGTAAAGTTACTCTAATTGATGGTAAAACTGGTGAAGCTATTGATAAACCAATTGCAGTTGGGGTTATGTATATGCTAAAACTTTCACACATGGTTGATGACAAGATTCACGCACGTAACGTAGGACCTTATTCTTTAATTACTCAACAACCATTAGGTGGAAAAGCTCAAAATGGTGGACAACGTTTCGGAGAAATGGAAGTTTGAGCTTTAGAAGCTTATGGAGCTGCTCACACATTACGTGAAATTCTAACAATTAAATCAGACGATATTAAAGGTCGTTCAAAAACATATGAAGCTATTGTTAGATCAAAACGCGTTCCAGAACCAGGAATTCCTGAGTCATTTAACGTTCTTTCAAAAGAGATTATGGGGTTAGGATTTAATATGTATATGATTGATGATAAAGGTGATAAAACAGCAATTAATGCATATGATGATGAAGAACATTTAATGAAGATACTTGATGATGAAGACAACTTCGAAGTAGAAAAATTGTTAATTGATAATCAAGATGTTGATGCTGAATTAGAAGATGCTACTTATATTGATGAAAAAGATATTTTAGAATCATTTGGGTTCAATGAACAAGATGAAGAATAATAGGGAGAAGCATGGAAAATATTAAAAATAAAAAAGCTATTAAAATTGAATTAGCAAACCCTGATACTATCCGTTCTTGATCACACGGAGAAGTTATTAAACCAGAAACTATCAATTACAAAACCTTAAAAGCTGAAAAAGATGGATTATTTGATGAAAGAATCTTTGGACCTACCAAAAACTATGAATGTGCTTGTGGTAGATATAAAAAAGCTAACCCTATGAACAAAGGGAAAAAATGTGAAAAATGTGGAGTTGAACTAACTGAAGCGATTGTTAGACGTGAAAGAATGGGTCATATCGAATTAGAAGAACCAGTAACTCATATTTGAATGTTAAAAGTCGCACCTTATCGAATTGCTGCTTTATTAGATCTAAAAGTTAAAGAATTAGAAGAAGTGGTTTATTTTGTTTCTCATATAGTTTTAGAAGCAGGTGAATCAAAACACTTTGCTGAAAAAGAGGTGTTAGATTTAAGTTCTACTAAAATTACAAAAACACGTGAAAAATTACGTGAAACCATTTTAGAAGTGATTGAAATTATTAATGATCCTGAACATCGTGATACTAAAAAGGCAAACCGTTTATTAGAAGAATTAAACAACACTAACATTCCATTTTCAATTGATGAAGCAACATCACTTATTAGTAAGTACACTGGGGCTAAATTTGGAATTGGAGCTAGAGCTGTTGAGTATCTATTAAAAAAGATTGATCTAAAAAAAGAAGTTGAATTAATTAAAGTAGAACTAAATAATCCTAAAAAAAATCCTAACGATAGATCTAAATTAATGAAACGTTTAGAAACACTAGATTCTCTAAGACGTTCAAATCAGAGACCAGAATGAATGGTAATGAGAGTACTTCCAGTAATTCCACCAGACATTCGCCCAATCATTCAATTAGATGGTGGTAGATTTACTACTTCTGAAATTAATGATTTATACCGTAGAATCATTATTAGAAATGAAAGACTAAAAAAGGTTAAGGAAATGGGTGCGCCATCTATTATTGTTAACAACGAAAAACGTATGTTACAAGAAGCAGTTGATGCCTTATTAGATAATGAGCGTAAACCAAAACCTGTTCAAGGTAAAAACAAACGTCCTTTAAAATCACTAACTAGTGTTTTAAAAGGAAAACAAGGTCGTTTCAGACAAAATTTACTAGGGAAACGTGTTGATTATTCAGCTCGTTCAGTTATTGCAATTGGCCCTGATCTAAAAATGTATCAGGCAGGTCTTCCAAGAGAAATGGCAATTACTTTGTTTAAACCATTTGTGATTCAATGACTTCAAGAACATGAGTATGCTGAAAATGTTAAAGTTGCTGAAAAAATGGTATTACAAAATGATCCTAAAA encodes:
- the secE gene encoding preprotein translocase subunit SecE translates to MQKDLDLNKIDNDAKKTTSSQKQKISKETKKKLKIKKHKEPKNFKLMLKEFPIKMVKEISKIRWSGSETLAKKFITVILFMLVFAVIFYSVDLLIQLIFQWIKVF
- the rplA gene encoding 50S ribosomal protein L1, producing the protein MAKISKRFKEALAKVEKHKLYSVQDALQLAKDTSTTKFDSTVEISFNLNIDPRKADQQIRGAVVLPAGTGKSQRILVLTNTKAKEAEQAGADIVGGEELINKIKNENWFGFDVIVATPEMMAKLGAIGKVLGPKGLMPNPKTGTVTLDVAKAIDEIKKGKVEYRADKEGNVHLIIGKSSFDVQKLEQNFKTVVDEIRRVKPQTVKGDYIINVSVSTTMGPGIKVQL
- a CDS encoding folate family ECF transporter S component, with translation MITIVNIIILSHFNSIFINIIIKKGSWKTFISLSIFADKGPQIADKLTFFSANAVAGAIILFLFFVGWFLDRYFWRKITIQVMALLGILIALCVIATNVIGYSRIFGFQIQLGNFLIFFSGMILGPLAGALVGLLSDLTGLIISGGVPHFGFTLVKVMYGFLGAMVFLTKHNKKMYFIISIFWFMLVSVILHLLVFTPLSFASYGGNIATKQGLVLASMLRRLILVPVEWVLYSLLVIACFEVTWIVLKDNAKLSHQLWCSRHGTPKFLFERRQISKVEKVEIATKKLDKKEKVNNK
- the rplL gene encoding 50S ribosomal protein L7/L12 gives rise to the protein MAITKEDIIKALEEMKLNELNDLVKSIEDHFGVVASVGVAAAAAPEAGNAAPSEVSVVLTAVGAQKVAVIKVVKELTGAGLMDAKKMVDGTMPVVIKENIKPEEAEEMKAKLVEAGASVDIK
- the rplK gene encoding 50S ribosomal protein L11; translation: MAKKITRIAKLEFMAMQAKPGAELASLGINMPEFTRQFNDATKDRAGDIVPVVITAYDDKSFDFVLKTTPAAAMLKKVAKIQKGASNSRTQTVATLTAEDIKQIAEYKLPDLNANTVQAAMKQIAGTAKNMGIKVTGMEEVE
- the nusG gene encoding transcription termination/antitermination protein NusG encodes the protein MTNDEIKKLEDEILTAKGQWFVISCQTGHEDKVSADLQQKIKSASIEDEIFHIKISKGLVKSKSGKESEKNKFPGYIFINMIMSERAWFLIRNTPGVTGFIGSSGRGAKPSPLTTEETLKMLVPDQEVEVQEEKQTAPKNQAVAKKPLFTADFKIGDLVKIKAGLHEGEEGIVKDMDYSKGVAFVTIEMFGRWTVLEISFKNVEPIKEY
- the rplJ gene encoding 50S ribosomal protein L10, giving the protein MSNTRPAHAKKAEIVSEIVSKIKNAQGVAIAEYKHLSVADMTELRIEALKQNIEVKVFKDSLVRRAAQELELSELEPFLTQQNVFIFSNDDAISAAKLVAKFAKRNEKLKLKAGIYEGKVLDTAKIGEVASLPSKEELYSMFASSLLYPLRKVMAAINAVAETKSN
- a CDS encoding DNA-directed RNA polymerase subunit beta; amino-acid sequence: MTYKIKKINRRVERRDYAKISGNLSLPNLIEVQTETFNWFKEKGIQEVLDEFFPILSMDGTSVLTLENWGFREPRFSIRKAKEESKIYDAPIYANLKLSVNRTEEILKDFEGYDQKDMKRSLTQWLKNRTDSNQVVFKQNSGDSYFFEVTVKKAERPDLIQIDIVEDRPTAIIANVAIYKSGEVFLGDFPLMTEAGTFIINGSQKVIVSQLVRSPGAYFNRELNRKTGEMIYSGDIIPSRGTWLEFETDSKKTGINAINPLYVKIDKSRKTTATSLLTALGISADQILEIFDNDPVIKETLQQDITFGDHHADWAHQVQEIYKKIRQGETATSEGASKFINGILFDKRKYDLTKAGRFKLQQKLSIKNRIFGHTLAEDIVDDNNNVLIAKDTEINKSNINQISAILDTDVMTSTIDYLDEIQGSRKIQKLKVYKDDDLKAETTTLVGITSQTNQEFVTVADIISTISYLLNLKYNIGEIDDIDNLGNRRVRTVGELLQNQFRMGLNRIDKNVKEKLATSDLYRVKTSTVINAKPLTAIIGEFFNLSQLSQFMDQINPLSELTNKRRLTALGPGGLSRDRAGLEVRDVHPSHYGRICPIETPEGPNIGLINNLSTYARVDEYGFITTPYRRVINGVIQNEQIEYLTADKERKFVIAQSNVKQDENGKILDEIVVSRFNGDDYMARFDEIEYIDVSPKQIVSVATSAIPFLENDDANRALMGANMQRQAVPLIRPESPIVGTGIEFEAARDSGEAIVAKEDGIVKYVDSKMISVQGESGIKTYTLSDFERSNNGTSLTQSPIVRKGDVVKKGEIIADGPSMDQGELAIGQNVVVAFSTYNGYNFEDAIVMSERVVIDDRFTSIHIDEYTLEVRNTKQGLEEVTREVPNVSEQARKHLDLEGIVAIGTEVKVGDILVGKVTPKGQVQLSPEDKLLHAIFGEKSRNVKDNSLRVPNGGEGIVQSIKRFKAKSSLNPDGIDLPADIVEVIKVYVVQKRKIQEGDKMSGRHGNKGIISRILPIEDMPHLEDGTPVDIMLNPQGVPSRMNIGQILEIHLGMAAKKINQKVITPVFEGLNEKELDEIMAEAGMTNYGKVTLIDGKTGEAIDKPIAVGVMYMLKLSHMVDDKIHARNVGPYSLITQQPLGGKAQNGGQRFGEMEVWALEAYGAAHTLREILTIKSDDIKGRSKTYEAIVRSKRVPEPGIPESFNVLSKEIMGLGFNMYMIDDKGDKTAINAYDDEEHLMKILDDEDNFEVEKLLIDNQDVDAELEDATYIDEKDILESFGFNEQDEE